The following proteins are encoded in a genomic region of Haloarcula marina:
- a CDS encoding ribonucleotide-diphosphate reductase subunit beta: MPIIDTDAEHDPNKILPIDYDWAREYYEAGVNNNWVPEEIPMQDDITQWEGDALSEAERQLVEWNLGFFSTAESLTANNIVLALYEYVTAPECRQYLLRQAYEEAIHTDTFIYCCDSLGFDPEYLYGMYDRVPSIAEKDEFVVDLTRAIDRPAFSIETDADVRDFLRDLVGFYVIMEGIFFYAGFAMMLGLKRQGKMVGVGQQFEYIMRDESLHVGFGVDLVNQIRAERPAVWTEAFEEEIVALVTEAVDLEHIYAYEACPDEILGMSAAQFAEYVEYVADRRLGQLDLPEQYGTDNPFPWLSEQVDLNKEKNFFETQVTEYQSGGSLEW, encoded by the coding sequence ATGCCAATCATCGATACCGACGCCGAACACGACCCGAACAAGATACTGCCAATCGACTACGACTGGGCCCGCGAGTACTACGAGGCGGGCGTCAACAACAACTGGGTGCCCGAGGAGATACCGATGCAGGACGACATCACCCAGTGGGAGGGCGACGCCCTCTCCGAGGCCGAACGCCAACTCGTCGAGTGGAACCTCGGCTTCTTCTCGACGGCGGAGTCGCTGACGGCCAACAACATCGTCCTCGCCCTCTACGAGTACGTCACCGCCCCGGAGTGTCGACAGTACCTCCTGCGACAGGCTTACGAGGAGGCCATCCACACGGACACGTTCATCTACTGCTGTGACTCGCTGGGGTTCGACCCGGAGTACCTCTACGGGATGTACGACCGCGTCCCCTCCATCGCCGAGAAAGACGAGTTCGTCGTCGACCTCACGCGGGCCATCGACCGCCCCGCGTTCAGTATCGAGACGGACGCCGACGTGCGGGACTTCCTGCGGGACCTCGTCGGTTTCTACGTCATCATGGAGGGCATCTTCTTCTACGCCGGATTCGCGATGATGCTCGGCCTGAAACGACAGGGGAAGATGGTCGGCGTCGGTCAGCAGTTCGAGTACATCATGCGCGACGAATCACTCCACGTCGGGTTCGGCGTCGACCTCGTGAACCAGATTCGGGCCGAACGACCCGCTGTGTGGACCGAAGCGTTCGAGGAGGAAATCGTCGCCCTCGTGACCGAGGCGGTCGACCTCGAACACATCTACGCCTACGAGGCCTGTCCCGACGAGATACTCGGCATGAGCGCCGCGCAGTTCGCAGAGTACGTCGAGTACGTCGCGGACCGGCGGCTCGGCCAGCTCGACCTACCTGAGCAGTACGGGACCGACAACCCGTTCCCGTGGCTCTCGGAACAGGTCGACCTCAACAAGGAGAAGAACTTCTTCGAGACGCAGGTCACCGAGTACCAGAGCGGCGGGTCGCTGGAGTGGTGA
- a CDS encoding excinuclease ABC subunit C, whose translation MDSDGVRERASEFPREPGVYQFEDDEGRVLYVGKAVDLRSRVRSYADPRSNRIAKMVERATVLDFAVTDTETQALLLEANLIKRHRPPYNVRLKDDKSYPLVQLTDHAVPRIEVTRDPDDGATVYGPFTDKGRVETVLKALRETYGLRGCSDHKYRNRERPCLDYEMGICTAPCTGEISEADYAADVESVHRFFEGEVGVLADPLRREMEAAAAEQAFERAANLRDKLDAVEALHGQGDAAVSDTHATAATDVLGAAVEGERAVVARLHAEGGKLVERERHTLDAPDGEGPAGVYRAFITQYYAERELPGAILCAEDPADAEIARWLETEGVDLRVPGAGREATLVDLALKNARQRGGADDGVGALADALGIDRPRRIEGFDVSHAQGRSVVGSNVTAVDGNPEKSDYRRKKLTERNDDYANMRELVRWRAERAVSGRDDRPDPDLLLIDGGDGQLGAAGDALAETGWDVPAIALAKDEELVITPDGVYDWPDDAPHLHLLQRVRDEAHRFAVQYHQTLRDEVSTALDDVPGVGPETRKRLLRRFGSVENVRAASAEELTTVDGVGDATAETIRTRLG comes from the coding sequence ATGGATTCAGACGGCGTTCGCGAGCGGGCCAGCGAGTTCCCCCGAGAGCCGGGCGTCTATCAGTTCGAGGACGACGAGGGGCGCGTGCTGTACGTCGGGAAGGCCGTCGACCTGCGGAGTCGCGTGCGGTCTTACGCCGACCCGCGCAGTAATCGCATCGCGAAGATGGTCGAGCGCGCCACCGTCCTCGACTTCGCGGTGACCGACACGGAGACGCAGGCCCTCCTCCTCGAAGCGAACCTCATCAAGCGCCACCGCCCGCCGTACAACGTCCGCCTGAAAGACGACAAGTCCTACCCGCTAGTCCAACTCACCGACCACGCCGTCCCCCGCATCGAAGTCACTCGCGACCCGGACGACGGCGCGACGGTGTACGGCCCCTTCACCGACAAGGGCCGCGTCGAGACGGTGCTGAAGGCCCTCCGGGAGACGTACGGCCTGCGCGGGTGTTCGGACCACAAGTACCGGAACCGCGAGCGGCCCTGTCTGGACTACGAGATGGGCATCTGTACCGCCCCCTGCACGGGCGAGATTAGCGAGGCCGACTACGCCGCCGACGTGGAGAGCGTTCACCGCTTCTTCGAGGGCGAAGTCGGCGTCCTCGCAGACCCGCTGCGTCGAGAGATGGAAGCCGCCGCCGCCGAGCAGGCCTTCGAGCGCGCGGCCAACCTCCGAGACAAACTCGACGCCGTCGAAGCCCTCCACGGCCAGGGCGACGCCGCGGTCAGCGACACGCACGCGACGGCCGCGACGGACGTACTCGGGGCCGCCGTCGAAGGGGAACGAGCCGTCGTCGCCCGACTCCACGCCGAGGGCGGGAAACTCGTCGAACGCGAGCGCCACACGCTCGACGCCCCGGACGGCGAGGGTCCCGCCGGGGTGTACCGGGCGTTCATCACGCAGTACTACGCCGAGCGAGAGCTTCCGGGCGCGATTCTGTGCGCCGAAGACCCCGCCGACGCCGAGATAGCGAGATGGCTCGAAACCGAGGGCGTCGACCTGCGCGTGCCCGGGGCCGGGCGCGAGGCGACGCTCGTCGACCTCGCGCTGAAGAACGCCCGCCAACGCGGCGGGGCCGACGACGGCGTCGGGGCGCTGGCCGACGCGCTAGGTATCGACCGCCCGCGGCGAATCGAGGGGTTCGACGTGAGCCACGCGCAGGGCCGGAGCGTCGTCGGGTCGAACGTCACCGCCGTCGACGGCAATCCCGAGAAGTCGGACTATCGGCGGAAGAAACTCACCGAGCGCAACGACGACTACGCGAACATGCGCGAACTGGTCCGCTGGCGGGCCGAACGCGCCGTCTCCGGCCGGGACGACCGGCCCGACCCGGACCTCCTCCTCATCGACGGCGGCGACGGGCAGTTGGGCGCGGCGGGAGACGCACTGGCCGAGACGGGGTGGGACGTGCCCGCCATCGCGCTCGCGAAAGACGAGGAACTCGTGATTACCCCCGACGGCGTGTACGACTGGCCTGACGACGCCCCCCATCTGCACCTCCTCCAGCGAGTCCGCGACGAAGCCCACCGCTTCGCGGTGCAGTACCACCAGACGCTCCGGGACGAGGTGTCGACGGCGCTGGACGACGTTCCCGGCGTGGGTCCGGAGACGCGAAAACGACTGCTCCGGCGCTTCGGGAGCGTCGAGAACGTCCGCGCGGCGTCGGCGGAGGAACTGACCACCGTCGACGGCGTCGGCGACGCGACGGCCGAGACGATTCGGACCCGTCTCGGCTAA
- a CDS encoding zinc ribbon domain-containing protein, producing MVSDPRCPHCSEKVSATATWCMHCGADFEAPVDADGGYLASGEGARLQSALESGDFDGVLVATDRFDGGTTAVGVVLGFAALVTLPIVSPPGVTLLYLAACVGIGVFAANQPTVREAIRDGGTALAVVPFVLWLLAALLFGRPASVWNLAGPIVYAGVVLFVTRKVAAE from the coding sequence ATGGTCAGCGACCCCCGCTGTCCGCACTGCTCGGAGAAGGTCAGTGCGACGGCGACGTGGTGCATGCACTGCGGGGCCGACTTCGAGGCCCCCGTCGACGCGGACGGCGGCTATCTCGCGAGCGGTGAGGGCGCACGACTCCAGTCGGCGCTCGAATCGGGCGATTTCGACGGCGTTCTCGTCGCCACCGACAGGTTCGACGGGGGGACGACGGCCGTCGGCGTGGTTCTCGGTTTCGCCGCGCTGGTGACGCTCCCCATCGTCTCCCCGCCGGGCGTGACGCTGCTGTATCTCGCGGCTTGCGTCGGAATCGGCGTTTTCGCCGCCAACCAGCCCACCGTCCGAGAGGCGATACGCGACGGCGGGACGGCCCTCGCCGTCGTCCCGTTCGTCCTGTGGCTCCTCGCCGCACTCCTCTTCGGACGCCCAGCGAGCGTCTGGAACCTCGCAGGTCCCATCGTCTACGCCGGGGTGGTGCTGTTCGTGACCCGCAAGGTGGCGGCCGAGTAG
- a CDS encoding PQQ-binding-like beta-propeller repeat protein: MDRRAFLTATGLAVSTGGCLRLAEPDSGNESSAASETATDGVTTSQTATASDTSGQTETETEAERATLAELACSTDATLPVTATDAWGQPQSDAAATGYVPAESVGTDGACIAWRAEDLGTVSSSIVLSDEFVFTGGANGEGLRASDRATGELGWTTRDTLPADELINVRNPLVVDGTVYVNAESIRTGAQVFALDAGTGEEQWRTKPAADADLLGALRYRDGTLYGSGWVGEDAVAWAVDAADGSQRWQTTLSGGGSTSLSVGSERVYVAGDRQGDAGVRALDPETGELLWRAVDQEVRGAPTVGDGTVYATTPNDVGPKTLFALDPASGETKWSFETLNGTNGSAVVADGTVTFGTSDGEIYCLDAEGAPLWRYRGEDVRFSQAGPIRVGDTLIAGATQEQSGLYAIDAATGDTLWSVPTPDVAMTPAVVDGVVYAMYRTEDYSHHLMALRA; encoded by the coding sequence ATGGACCGGCGAGCGTTTTTGACGGCGACGGGGTTGGCTGTCAGCACAGGAGGCTGTCTTCGGTTGGCCGAGCCAGATTCGGGGAACGAATCGTCGGCGGCAAGCGAGACAGCGACCGACGGAGTAACCACATCGCAGACAGCGACGGCGAGCGACACGAGCGGACAGACGGAGACGGAAACCGAGGCGGAGCGGGCGACGCTGGCGGAACTGGCGTGTTCCACCGACGCGACGCTACCGGTGACCGCCACTGACGCGTGGGGACAACCACAGAGCGACGCTGCCGCAACCGGTTACGTCCCCGCGGAATCCGTCGGCACCGACGGTGCGTGTATCGCGTGGCGAGCGGAGGACTTGGGGACTGTCTCCTCCAGTATCGTCCTCTCGGACGAGTTCGTCTTCACGGGCGGCGCGAACGGGGAGGGACTACGCGCCTCGGACCGGGCGACGGGTGAGCTAGGGTGGACGACCCGAGACACGCTTCCGGCGGACGAACTCATCAACGTTCGCAACCCCCTCGTGGTCGACGGCACCGTGTACGTCAACGCGGAGAGTATACGCACCGGCGCGCAGGTCTTCGCCCTCGACGCTGGGACCGGCGAGGAGCAGTGGCGCACGAAGCCCGCGGCCGACGCCGACCTCCTGGGCGCACTTCGGTATCGGGACGGGACCCTCTACGGGAGCGGATGGGTCGGCGAAGACGCGGTCGCGTGGGCGGTGGACGCCGCCGATGGGTCGCAACGGTGGCAAACGACGCTGAGTGGGGGCGGCAGTACCTCGCTGTCGGTCGGTTCCGAACGGGTGTACGTCGCGGGTGACCGGCAGGGCGACGCCGGGGTTCGCGCGCTCGACCCCGAAACGGGTGAACTCCTGTGGCGTGCGGTCGACCAGGAGGTTCGCGGTGCCCCGACCGTCGGCGACGGAACTGTGTACGCCACGACGCCGAACGACGTGGGGCCGAAGACGCTGTTCGCGCTCGACCCCGCCAGCGGTGAGACGAAGTGGTCGTTCGAGACGCTGAACGGGACGAACGGGTCGGCCGTCGTCGCCGACGGGACGGTGACGTTCGGGACGTCCGACGGCGAGATATACTGTCTCGACGCCGAGGGAGCGCCGCTGTGGCGATATCGCGGAGAGGACGTTCGCTTCTCGCAAGCAGGCCCCATCCGCGTCGGTGACACCCTCATCGCGGGGGCCACACAGGAACAGAGCGGTCTGTACGCCATCGACGCGGCGACCGGCGACACGCTGTGGTCGGTACCGACCCCCGACGTAGCGATGACGCCAGCGGTCGTCGACGGTGTGGTGTACGCGATGTACCGGACCGAAGACTACAGCCACCATCTGATGGCGTTACGAGCGTGA
- a CDS encoding DMT family transporter: MNRDRLFAAAPLLAATLWGGMYVVSKWGFRAIPPLTLAFLRVALGGGVLYLAVRATTPTRSFSNREWGRFGALAVWLTAALTTQFVGTELTNASQGSLLTVLTPIFMIALGVAVLGERLTRRRTAGVALASLGTVVVIAGQYDLQALAGGGLSGVGLLLVSAFCFAAFSVFAKPLVRRYSALETATYATVLSVPLFGALVPLELWMRPDAFDSVPVTLPIVGAVLYLAVLSTAVAWFCWYKGLEYADASAVAVFFFAQPVVGILLGALFLDERVGFGLVGGGALLTAGVFLVHRE; the protein is encoded by the coding sequence GTGAATCGCGACCGACTCTTCGCGGCCGCGCCGCTCCTCGCCGCGACGCTCTGGGGCGGGATGTACGTCGTCAGCAAGTGGGGGTTTCGAGCGATTCCACCGCTCACGCTGGCGTTCCTGCGAGTCGCGCTCGGGGGTGGCGTGCTGTATCTGGCGGTGCGCGCGACGACGCCGACGCGGTCGTTCTCCAACCGGGAGTGGGGTCGATTCGGTGCGCTCGCCGTCTGGCTCACGGCCGCGCTCACGACGCAGTTCGTGGGGACGGAGTTGACGAACGCGAGTCAGGGGTCGCTTCTGACCGTCCTGACGCCGATTTTCATGATTGCCTTGGGTGTGGCCGTGCTCGGCGAGCGCCTCACGCGCCGTCGAACGGCAGGAGTCGCGCTCGCTTCGCTGGGGACGGTCGTGGTCATCGCCGGCCAGTACGACCTGCAGGCGCTCGCTGGCGGTGGTCTCTCCGGTGTCGGACTGCTGCTGGTCTCGGCGTTCTGTTTCGCCGCGTTCTCCGTGTTCGCCAAACCACTCGTCCGGCGATACTCCGCACTCGAGACGGCGACGTACGCGACGGTCCTGTCGGTCCCCTTGTTCGGCGCGCTGGTTCCCCTCGAACTGTGGATGCGCCCGGACGCGTTCGATTCGGTCCCGGTCACCCTTCCCATCGTCGGTGCCGTCCTCTACCTCGCTGTCCTGAGCACCGCCGTCGCGTGGTTCTGCTGGTACAAGGGGTTAGAGTACGCGGACGCGAGCGCGGTGGCGGTGTTCTTCTTCGCCCAACCGGTCGTCGGCATCCTGCTGGGGGCCCTCTTCCTCGACGAACGGGTCGGGTTCGGACTCGTCGGTGGAGGCGCGCTGTTGACCGCAGGCGTGTTTCTGGTCCACCGCGAGTGA
- a CDS encoding M48 family metallopeptidase: protein MTIGRRVVLATLGVASLVVYLAVAVLGYRLLVSLWAARPSPGLVFAAVVGTALVLGALSYWSGTTQLKRSLDAVVLPRSRAPETYRRFEALVDRMDVRRPALLVARLPVPNAFAVGGTGAAVVVDRRLFGYLSADEMETLLAHELAHLERRDALVQTLAYSVTQSLVGMVAVVLFPVVVLTGGIARALALVRGNPSSWSRSWFARTQRTALQVVALLGLAVTLLVLAYSRRREWAADDRAVDVTGDPLALARALRKIERASTPNIGPLTPLYVHGDDDGPLARLLSTHPPMDERIGRLLDRARRQSPLRPRRP, encoded by the coding sequence ATGACTATCGGCCGACGAGTGGTCCTGGCGACGTTGGGTGTCGCGTCGCTCGTCGTCTACCTCGCGGTGGCCGTGCTGGGCTATCGACTTCTCGTCTCGCTGTGGGCCGCCCGGCCGTCGCCGGGACTCGTGTTCGCCGCCGTCGTCGGGACGGCGCTGGTGTTGGGGGCACTGAGCTACTGGTCCGGGACGACGCAGTTGAAGCGGTCCCTCGATGCGGTGGTGCTCCCGCGCTCGCGTGCGCCCGAGACGTACCGGCGGTTCGAAGCGCTGGTCGACCGGATGGACGTGCGCCGCCCGGCGCTACTGGTCGCGCGGTTACCGGTCCCGAACGCCTTCGCCGTCGGCGGGACGGGGGCGGCCGTCGTCGTCGACCGACGACTGTTCGGCTACCTTTCGGCCGACGAGATGGAGACGCTGTTGGCCCACGAACTCGCTCATCTGGAGCGCCGAGACGCCCTCGTTCAGACGCTCGCCTACAGCGTCACCCAGAGCCTCGTCGGGATGGTCGCCGTCGTGTTGTTTCCGGTAGTCGTGCTGACTGGCGGTATCGCCCGGGCGCTGGCGCTCGTCCGCGGCAATCCGTCGTCGTGGTCCCGGTCGTGGTTCGCCCGAACCCAGCGGACGGCGTTGCAGGTGGTCGCGCTGTTGGGGCTGGCGGTGACGCTGTTGGTGCTGGCGTACTCCCGGCGACGGGAGTGGGCGGCCGACGACCGGGCCGTCGACGTGACGGGTGATCCGCTGGCGCTCGCGCGGGCGCTCCGGAAGATAGAGCGGGCCTCGACCCCGAATATCGGGCCGCTGACACCGCTGTACGTCCACGGCGACGACGACGGTCCGTTGGCTCGCCTGCTGTCGACGCACCCGCCGATGGACGAGCGAATCGGCAGACTGCTCGACCGTGCGCGGCGACAATCGCCGCTCCGTCCGCGTCGGCCCTAG
- a CDS encoding alpha/beta fold hydrolase, whose translation MVTDASVTVAGTRIHYQTAGEGPPVVLLHGGIVDAAHVSWPPVRDRLAEDYRVVAPDLLGYGESELADGPYSIPRHAEVIAGVLDALELGPVTLVGLSLGGGVAIQLALDRPDLVEALVPIDPFGLGRDLPNGFLSYVLARVQVFNRVAIAAFRRSRGLTRASLGGIVHDLDALPAEAVDAVYREVQRPTAGAAFRRFRKAEVTRRGYRTTFLDRFGDLAAPTTLLHGAHDELFPVEWAERAADRIPDAELHVLDDCAHWAPRENPETVAAHVERVASDE comes from the coding sequence ATGGTCACCGACGCGAGCGTCACGGTCGCGGGGACACGGATTCACTACCAGACGGCGGGCGAGGGGCCGCCGGTGGTCCTCCTGCACGGGGGCATCGTCGACGCGGCACACGTCTCGTGGCCGCCGGTGCGGGACCGCCTCGCCGAGGACTACCGCGTCGTCGCTCCGGACCTCCTCGGGTACGGTGAGAGTGAACTCGCCGACGGTCCGTACTCGATTCCCCGACACGCCGAGGTAATCGCGGGCGTTCTGGACGCACTGGAGTTAGGGCCGGTCACGCTCGTCGGTCTCTCGCTGGGCGGCGGCGTCGCCATCCAACTGGCGCTTGACCGCCCGGACCTCGTCGAGGCGCTGGTCCCAATCGACCCGTTCGGCCTCGGTCGCGACCTGCCGAACGGCTTTCTCTCGTACGTCCTCGCGCGCGTGCAGGTGTTCAATCGAGTGGCTATCGCGGCCTTTCGGCGGAGTCGGGGCCTCACACGCGCGAGTCTGGGCGGCATCGTCCACGACCTCGATGCGCTCCCCGCCGAGGCCGTCGACGCCGTCTACCGTGAGGTCCAGCGTCCCACGGCGGGCGCGGCGTTTCGGCGATTTCGGAAGGCCGAGGTCACCCGACGCGGCTATCGGACGACGTTTCTCGACCGATTCGGGGACCTCGCCGCGCCGACGACGCTGCTCCACGGCGCACACGACGAGTTGTTCCCCGTCGAGTGGGCCGAACGGGCCGCCGACCGGATTCCCGACGCCGAACTCCACGTTCTCGACGACTGCGCCCACTGGGCGCCTCGCGAGAATCCAGAGACAGTGGCCGCACACGTCGAGCGCGTGGCTTCCGACGAGTGA
- a CDS encoding pyridoxal-phosphate-dependent aminotransferase family protein, producing the protein MTKKSEYTGDYPEKTLYIPGPTEVREDVIQEMAQPMFGHRMDRMTDLYTTIVEDTKEFLGTDNEVVILTASGTEFWEASTLNLVDENILVPTCGSFSERHANVAERLGKDVDRLEYEWGQAIKPEDIRETLEQSDKHYDVVATVMNESSTGVRNPIEEIGDVVAEYPDTYFVVDAVSALGGDYVDIDEHDIDVIFASTQKAFAMPPGLAVCVVSDDAYDREVDKESASWYGGFQRCLDYYDRKGQTHSTPAIPVMLAYRKQMKYMLEETHEGRDQRHAEMTEYVHDWAREHFDLFAEEGYRSQTVSCIENTRGIDVAETIDAVSEEYDMVFSNGYGSALGEKTFRIGHMGEHTVESIKELTDAIEDVADL; encoded by the coding sequence GTGACCAAGAAAAGCGAATACACAGGCGATTACCCCGAGAAGACGCTGTACATCCCCGGCCCGACAGAGGTCCGCGAGGACGTCATCCAGGAGATGGCCCAACCGATGTTCGGCCACCGGATGGACCGGATGACGGACCTCTACACGACCATCGTCGAAGACACCAAGGAGTTCCTCGGCACCGACAACGAGGTCGTCATCCTCACGGCTTCCGGGACGGAGTTCTGGGAGGCGTCGACGCTCAACCTCGTCGACGAGAACATCCTCGTGCCGACTTGCGGGAGCTTCAGCGAGCGCCACGCGAACGTCGCCGAACGGCTCGGGAAGGACGTCGACCGCCTCGAGTACGAGTGGGGACAGGCCATCAAACCCGAGGACATTCGCGAGACGCTGGAGCAGAGCGACAAGCACTACGACGTCGTGGCGACCGTCATGAACGAGTCCTCGACGGGCGTCCGAAACCCCATCGAGGAAATCGGCGACGTCGTCGCGGAGTACCCGGACACCTACTTCGTGGTCGACGCCGTCTCCGCGCTCGGCGGCGACTACGTCGATATCGACGAGCACGACATCGACGTCATCTTCGCCTCGACCCAGAAGGCCTTCGCCATGCCGCCCGGCCTCGCGGTCTGTGTCGTCAGCGACGACGCCTACGACCGCGAAGTGGACAAGGAGTCGGCGTCGTGGTACGGCGGCTTCCAGCGCTGTCTGGACTACTACGACCGGAAGGGGCAGACCCACTCCACGCCCGCGATTCCCGTCATGCTGGCCTACCGCAAGCAGATGAAGTACATGCTCGAAGAGACCCACGAGGGTCGTGACCAGCGCCACGCGGAGATGACCGAGTACGTCCACGACTGGGCCCGCGAACACTTCGACCTCTTCGCCGAAGAGGGGTATCGCTCCCAGACGGTCTCTTGCATCGAGAACACGCGGGGCATCGACGTCGCAGAGACCATCGACGCCGTGAGCGAGGAGTACGACATGGTGTTCTCGAACGGCTACGGGTCGGCGCTCGGCGAGAAGACGTTCCGCATCGGTCACATGGGCGAACACACCGTCGAGAGCATCAAGGAACTCACCGACGCCATCGAAGACGTAGCGGACCTGTAA